A single window of Malus sylvestris chromosome 5, drMalSylv7.2, whole genome shotgun sequence DNA harbors:
- the LOC126621760 gene encoding receptor-like protein EIX2 isoform X1 — translation MDSHYHLSIARYLLILLLISSYMQTTTKLCFCLDGDELSSSVKTNSCIDEERQSLLIFKQHLVDPSGRLSSWVGHDCCQWEGISCNNNTGHVVKMDLRNPYPYSISDDQWEYEAYEKSLLGGKINASLLGLKHLNYLDLSKNFFHSSQIPKFFGELKSLQYLNLSFASFGGEIPLSLGNLSSLNFLDLGWNQLSSSKNLNWLSHLSSLEYLNLNYINLSSTGVSWAYDISMLPSLLELHLSSCQIESIPLSLQGINLTSLFNLTSLITLDLSGNNFNGPFPNELACLKSLEYLDLSKTGLKGQVPKVFGNFCKLKVLSLSGNKIDGRVGDFLRSFSNCSNNPLESLDLSNCELESQMPASLGILKSLQYLNLCGNYLWGSIPDSIGNLSSLETLDISNNKMNGSIPDSIGNLSSLKTLDLSFNKMEGSIPQSMGQLTHLVSLRLYGNLWEGILTEAHFINLTKLQDLQVGNKDRPMSLIFNVAYDWIPPFKLHTIEIINCQVSPGFWVWLQAQTKLSSVILRGNGMSDSIPEEWLLQISSQLIQLDLSYNQFCGNLPSHLKFPNINSIDLSHNQLEGPLPLWWSTNVFSLDLESNFFSGPIPSNINQMMPNLKTLYLSENHLNGTIPPGVCNMEQLKILSLRSNQFSGEFLRAWSVESNMMFLDVGYNNLSGNIPSSLGVLSSLRILKLNNNNFGGEIPDSLQNCSSLESMDLGDNKLTGNIPLWIGGSNSSMWCMLRLRSNYFSGHISPQLCNLHHLHILDLSYNNLSGYIEQATLTLKGSELVYNKTLMLVKSIDLSSNNLQGEIPQEISSLILLGTLNLSKNQLTGRIPSKIGNLHLLETLDLSHNHLSGQIPQSLSSLTSLSHLNLSCNNLSGRIPSGNQLQTLNFSSIYMDNPLLCGAPLSTKCPEDDNFTTKDAKDKNEDGDNDKLWFSVSVVLGFIVGFWSVCGILISKTS, via the exons ATGGATAGCCACTATCACCTCAGTATTGCTCGCTATTTACTTATACTTCTTTTGATCTCTTCCTACATGCAGACTACTACCAAACTCTGTTTCTGTTTGGACGGTGATGAACTTTCAAGCAGTGTGAAAACAAATTCATGCATCGACGAAGAAAGACAATCGCTTCTCATCTTTAAGCAACATCTTGTTGATCCTTCTGGTAGGCTTTCCTCTTGGGTGGGCCATGATTGCTGTCAATGGGAAGGTATTTCATGCAACAACAACACTGGTCATGTCGTGAAGATGGACCTCCGGAATCCATATCCGTATTCCATTTCTGATGACCAGTGGGAGTACGAAGCTTATGAAAAGTCTCTCTTGGGAGGTAAGATAAATGCTTCTCTGTTGGGCTTGAAACATTTAAATTACCTGGACCTAAGCAAGAATTTTTTTCATAGCAGTCAAATTCCTAAGTTCTTTGGGGAGCTTAAAAGTTTGCAATATCTCAATCTCTCCTTTGCGTCATTTGGAGGAGAGATTCCCCTTTCTCTTGGTAACCTGTCAAGCCTTAATTTTCTTGACCTTGGGTGGAATCAACTCTCATCTTCAAAAAATTTGAATTGGCTTTCTCACCTCTCTTCTCTAGAATACCTTAATCTCAATTACATTAACCTTAGCAGCACTGGAGTCAGTTGGGCGTATGATATTTCGATGCTTCCTTCATTGTTAGAGTTACACTTGTCTTCGTGCCAAATTGAAAGCATTCCACTCTCATTGCAGGGAATTAACTTGACATCACTTTTTAATCTTACCAGCCTCATAACTCTTGATCTATCCGGGAATAATTTCAATGGGCCTTTTCCAAATGAACTTGCATGTCTCAAATCTCTGGAATACCTTGATTTATCTAAAACAGGCTTAAAAGGTCAAGTTCCCAAAGTCTTTGGAAATTTTTGCAAGCTAAAGGTCTTGAGTCTTTCTGGAAACAAAATTGATGGGAGGGTTGGAGACTTTTTGAGGAGTTTCTCAAATTGTTCAAATAACCCATTAGAGTCATTAGATTTGTCTAACTGTGAGCTGGAAAGCCAAATGCCGGCCTCCTTAGGAATATTAAAAAGCTTGCAGTATCTCAACCTTTGTGGAAACTATTTGTGGGGCTCAATTCCAGATTCCATCGGAAACTTGTCATCCTTGGAAACATTGGACATCTCTAATAATAAGATGAATGGCTCCATTCCAGATTCCATTGGAAACTTGTCATCTTTGAAAACTTTGGACCTCTCTTTTAATAAGATGGAAGGCTCTATTCCACAAAGTATGGGACAACTCACTCATCTAGTTTCTCTGCGTCTATATGGTAATTTATGGGAAGGCATTCTAACAGAAGCCCATTTCATAAACCTTACCAAATTACAAGATCTGCAAGTAGGAAACAAAGACCGACCCATGTCCCTCATTTTCAACGTGGCTTATGATTGGATTCCTCCTTTCAAGCTCCACACAATTGAGATCATAAACTGTCAAGTAAGTCCCGGTTTTTGGGTATGGCTTCAAGCTCAAACTAAACTGTCTTCTGTTATTCTTCGTGGTAATGGAATGTCGGATTCCATTCCAGAGGAATGGTTGTTGCAGATATCTTCCCAACTCATCCAACTAGATTTGTCTTACAACCAATTTTGTGGAAACCTTCCATCACATTTGAAATTTCCAAATATAAATTCTATTGATTTGAGTCATAATCAATTGGAGGGCCCACTCCCACTTTGGTGGTCCACTAATGTCTTTTCTCTTGATCTtgaaagcaattttttttccgGACCAATTCCCTCCAATATTAACCAAATGATGCCTAATTTGAAAACTCTGTATCTTTCTGAGAATCATTTGAATGGCACTATTCCTCCCGGTGTTTGCAATATGGAGCAATTGAAAATCTTGTCCCTGAGGAGCAATCAATTTTCTGGGGAATTCCTTCGTGCATGGAGTGTGGAGAGCAATATGATGTTTCTAGATGTTGGTTACAACAATCTCTCTGGTAATATTCCTAGTTCATTGGGGGTATTAAGTTCACTTCGAATATTAaagctcaacaacaacaattttgGCGGTGAAATACCCGATTCCTTGCAGAATTGTTCTAGTTTGGAGAGTATGGATCTTGGGGACAACAAGTTAACTGGCAACATACCTCTATGGATAGGAGGATCAAATTCATCCATGTGGTGTATGCTACGATTACGGTCCAACTATTTCAGTGGACATATTTCCCCACAATTGTGCAATCTTCACCACCTTCATATCCTTGACCTCAGTTACAACAACCTTTCAG GTTATATTGAGCAAGCCACACTAACACTAAAAGGAAGCGAACTTGTGTACAACAAGACTCTGATGTTGGTAAAGAGCATTGATCTTTCATCAAATAATTTACAAGGTGAAATCCCTCAAGAAATAAGCAGCCTCATTTTATTGGGTACGTTGAACTTGTCAAAGAATCAATTGACTGGAAGGATCCCCTCCAAGATTGGAAACTTACATTTGCTTGAAACTCTTGATCTCTCACACAACCACCTTTCAGGTCAAATTCCTCAAAGCTTGTCATCTTTGACCTCTTTGTCCCACTTGAATTTGTCTTGCAACAACTTGTCTGGAAGAATTCCTTCTGGAAACCAACTTCAAACGCTCAATTTTTCGTCCATTTATATGGACAATCCATTGCTATGTGGTGCTCCTCTCTCAACTAAGTGCCCTGAAGATGACAATTTTACTACTAAGGATgcaaaagacaaaaatgaagatGGTGACAATGATAAATTGTGGTTCTCTGTCAGCGTGGTACTTGGCTTCATCGTAGGCTTTTGGAGCGTTTGCGGCATATTGATCTCAAAGACATCATAG
- the LOC126621760 gene encoding receptor-like protein EIX2 isoform X2 encodes MDSHYHLSIARYLLILLLISSYMQTTTKLCFCLDGDELSSSVKTNSCIDEERQSLLIFKQHLVDPSGRLSSWVGHDCCQWEGISCNNNTGHVVKMDLRNPYPYSISDDQWEYEAYEKSLLGGKINASLLGLKHLNYLDLSKNFFHSSQIPKFFGELKSLQYLNLSFASFGGEIPLSLGNLSSLNFLDLGWNQLSSSKNLNWLSHLSSLEYLNLNYINLSSTGVSWAYDISMLPSLLELHLSSCQIESIPLSLQGINLTSLFNLTSLITLDLSGNNFNGPFPNELACLKSLEYLDLSKTGLKGQVPKVFGNFCKLKVLSLSGNKIDGRVGDFLRSFSNCSNNPLESLDLSNCELESQMPASLGILKSLQYLNLCGNYLWGSIPDSIGNLSSLETLDISNNKMNGSIPDSIGNLSSLKTLDLSFNKMEGSIPQSMGQLTHLVSLRLYGNLWEGILTEAHFINLTKLQDLQVGNKDRPMSLIFNVAYDWIPPFKLHTIEIINCQVSPGFWVWLQAQTKLSSVILRGNGMSDSIPEEWLLQISSQLIQLDLSYNQFCGNLPSHLKFPNINSIDLSHNQLEGPLPLWWSTNVFSLDLESNFFSGPIPSNINQMMPNLKTLYLSENHLNGTIPPGVCNMEQLKILSLRSNQFSGEFLRAWSVESNMMFLDVGYNNLSGNIPSSLGVLSSLRILKLNNNNFGGEIPDSLQNCSSLESMDLGDNKLTGNIPLWIGGSNSSMWCMLRLRSNYFSGHISPQLCNLHHLHILDLSYNNLSGTIPMCLNNWTSLVDDSNTNSTGYIEQATLTLKGSELVYNKTLMLVKSIDLSSNNLQGEIPQEISSLILLGQIPQSLSSLTSLSHLNLSCNNLSGRIPSGNQLQTLNFSSIYMDNPLLCGAPLSTKCPEDDNFTTKDAKDKNEDGDNDKLWFSVSVVLGFIVGFWSVCGILISKTS; translated from the exons ATGGATAGCCACTATCACCTCAGTATTGCTCGCTATTTACTTATACTTCTTTTGATCTCTTCCTACATGCAGACTACTACCAAACTCTGTTTCTGTTTGGACGGTGATGAACTTTCAAGCAGTGTGAAAACAAATTCATGCATCGACGAAGAAAGACAATCGCTTCTCATCTTTAAGCAACATCTTGTTGATCCTTCTGGTAGGCTTTCCTCTTGGGTGGGCCATGATTGCTGTCAATGGGAAGGTATTTCATGCAACAACAACACTGGTCATGTCGTGAAGATGGACCTCCGGAATCCATATCCGTATTCCATTTCTGATGACCAGTGGGAGTACGAAGCTTATGAAAAGTCTCTCTTGGGAGGTAAGATAAATGCTTCTCTGTTGGGCTTGAAACATTTAAATTACCTGGACCTAAGCAAGAATTTTTTTCATAGCAGTCAAATTCCTAAGTTCTTTGGGGAGCTTAAAAGTTTGCAATATCTCAATCTCTCCTTTGCGTCATTTGGAGGAGAGATTCCCCTTTCTCTTGGTAACCTGTCAAGCCTTAATTTTCTTGACCTTGGGTGGAATCAACTCTCATCTTCAAAAAATTTGAATTGGCTTTCTCACCTCTCTTCTCTAGAATACCTTAATCTCAATTACATTAACCTTAGCAGCACTGGAGTCAGTTGGGCGTATGATATTTCGATGCTTCCTTCATTGTTAGAGTTACACTTGTCTTCGTGCCAAATTGAAAGCATTCCACTCTCATTGCAGGGAATTAACTTGACATCACTTTTTAATCTTACCAGCCTCATAACTCTTGATCTATCCGGGAATAATTTCAATGGGCCTTTTCCAAATGAACTTGCATGTCTCAAATCTCTGGAATACCTTGATTTATCTAAAACAGGCTTAAAAGGTCAAGTTCCCAAAGTCTTTGGAAATTTTTGCAAGCTAAAGGTCTTGAGTCTTTCTGGAAACAAAATTGATGGGAGGGTTGGAGACTTTTTGAGGAGTTTCTCAAATTGTTCAAATAACCCATTAGAGTCATTAGATTTGTCTAACTGTGAGCTGGAAAGCCAAATGCCGGCCTCCTTAGGAATATTAAAAAGCTTGCAGTATCTCAACCTTTGTGGAAACTATTTGTGGGGCTCAATTCCAGATTCCATCGGAAACTTGTCATCCTTGGAAACATTGGACATCTCTAATAATAAGATGAATGGCTCCATTCCAGATTCCATTGGAAACTTGTCATCTTTGAAAACTTTGGACCTCTCTTTTAATAAGATGGAAGGCTCTATTCCACAAAGTATGGGACAACTCACTCATCTAGTTTCTCTGCGTCTATATGGTAATTTATGGGAAGGCATTCTAACAGAAGCCCATTTCATAAACCTTACCAAATTACAAGATCTGCAAGTAGGAAACAAAGACCGACCCATGTCCCTCATTTTCAACGTGGCTTATGATTGGATTCCTCCTTTCAAGCTCCACACAATTGAGATCATAAACTGTCAAGTAAGTCCCGGTTTTTGGGTATGGCTTCAAGCTCAAACTAAACTGTCTTCTGTTATTCTTCGTGGTAATGGAATGTCGGATTCCATTCCAGAGGAATGGTTGTTGCAGATATCTTCCCAACTCATCCAACTAGATTTGTCTTACAACCAATTTTGTGGAAACCTTCCATCACATTTGAAATTTCCAAATATAAATTCTATTGATTTGAGTCATAATCAATTGGAGGGCCCACTCCCACTTTGGTGGTCCACTAATGTCTTTTCTCTTGATCTtgaaagcaattttttttccgGACCAATTCCCTCCAATATTAACCAAATGATGCCTAATTTGAAAACTCTGTATCTTTCTGAGAATCATTTGAATGGCACTATTCCTCCCGGTGTTTGCAATATGGAGCAATTGAAAATCTTGTCCCTGAGGAGCAATCAATTTTCTGGGGAATTCCTTCGTGCATGGAGTGTGGAGAGCAATATGATGTTTCTAGATGTTGGTTACAACAATCTCTCTGGTAATATTCCTAGTTCATTGGGGGTATTAAGTTCACTTCGAATATTAaagctcaacaacaacaattttgGCGGTGAAATACCCGATTCCTTGCAGAATTGTTCTAGTTTGGAGAGTATGGATCTTGGGGACAACAAGTTAACTGGCAACATACCTCTATGGATAGGAGGATCAAATTCATCCATGTGGTGTATGCTACGATTACGGTCCAACTATTTCAGTGGACATATTTCCCCACAATTGTGCAATCTTCACCACCTTCATATCCTTGACCTCAGTTACAACAACCTTTCAGGTACTATTCCCATGTGTTTAAATAATTGGACTTCACTGGTGGACGATTCCAATACAAACTCTACAGGTTATATTGAGCAAGCCACACTAACACTAAAAGGAAGCGAACTTGTGTACAACAAGACTCTGATGTTGGTAAAGAGCATTGATCTTTCATCAAATAATTTACAAGGTGAAATCCCTCAAGAAATAAGCAGCCTCATTTTATTGG GTCAAATTCCTCAAAGCTTGTCATCTTTGACCTCTTTGTCCCACTTGAATTTGTCTTGCAACAACTTGTCTGGAAGAATTCCTTCTGGAAACCAACTTCAAACGCTCAATTTTTCGTCCATTTATATGGACAATCCATTGCTATGTGGTGCTCCTCTCTCAACTAAGTGCCCTGAAGATGACAATTTTACTACTAAGGATgcaaaagacaaaaatgaagatGGTGACAATGATAAATTGTGGTTCTCTGTCAGCGTGGTACTTGGCTTCATCGTAGGCTTTTGGAGCGTTTGCGGCATATTGATCTCAAAGACATCATAG